From a single Aquincola tertiaricarbonis genomic region:
- the fliN gene encoding flagellar motor switch protein FliN translates to MPNETPNTSEEDAMAAEWAAALAESTSAPAAATEVTAAAEQVSAPSFTNFSSASPQLTGTGNDINMILDIPVQLTVELGRTRIPIKHILQLAQGSVVELDALAGEPMDVLVNGYLIAQGEVVVVNDKFGIRLTDIVTPSERMRRLSRAN, encoded by the coding sequence ATGCCCAATGAAACGCCCAACACTTCCGAAGAAGACGCGATGGCCGCCGAGTGGGCGGCTGCGCTGGCCGAGTCGACCAGCGCGCCGGCCGCGGCCACCGAAGTGACGGCCGCCGCGGAACAGGTGTCCGCGCCGTCCTTCACCAATTTCTCGTCGGCCTCCCCGCAGCTCACGGGCACGGGCAACGACATCAACATGATCCTGGACATCCCGGTGCAGCTCACCGTGGAACTGGGTCGCACCCGCATCCCCATCAAGCACATCCTGCAGCTGGCGCAGGGCTCGGTGGTGGAACTGGATGCCCTGGCGGGCGAGCCGATGGACGTGCTGGTCAACGGCTACCTGATCGCCCAGGGCGAGGTGGTGGTGGTGAACGACAAGTTCGGCATCCGGCTGACCGACATCGTCACGCCCAGCGAGCGCATGCGCCGCCTGAGCCGCGCCAACTGA
- the fliM gene encoding flagellar motor switch protein FliM — MNQQILSQDEVDALLQGITGESQKLEQEDVPQGGVRNYDLSSQERIVRGRMPTMEIINERFARNVRVGLFNLIRRSPEVSIGGIKVQKYSAFLREIVVPTNFNIVSVKPLRGSGLIVCDPSLVFAVIDALFGGGGKYHTRIEGRDFSPTEQRVILRMVEVIIEEYRKAWVGIYPLELDYQRSEMQPQFANIATPSEIVVATSFTLEIGDTTGAVHFCIPYSTMEPIRDVLYSTIQGDSNEPDKRWINLLKQQIQSAEVELVAELAHAGATIEQLLSFQPGDFIELDIKQQIQAKVDGVPVLECHYGTSNGKYAIKVDQLISSSNLSWLGDQNAQ; from the coding sequence ATGAACCAGCAGATCCTTTCGCAAGACGAAGTTGATGCACTGCTGCAAGGCATCACCGGTGAGAGCCAGAAGCTCGAGCAGGAGGATGTGCCGCAGGGGGGCGTGCGCAACTACGACCTGTCGAGCCAGGAGCGCATCGTCCGTGGGCGCATGCCCACGATGGAGATCATCAACGAGCGCTTCGCACGCAACGTGCGGGTGGGGCTGTTCAACCTCATCCGGCGCAGCCCCGAAGTGTCGATCGGCGGCATCAAGGTGCAGAAGTACAGCGCCTTCCTGCGCGAGATCGTGGTGCCCACCAACTTCAACATCGTCAGCGTCAAGCCGCTGCGCGGCTCGGGCCTGATCGTCTGCGACCCCAGCCTGGTGTTCGCGGTGATCGACGCGCTGTTCGGCGGCGGCGGCAAGTACCACACCCGCATCGAAGGCCGCGACTTCTCGCCCACCGAGCAGCGCGTGATCCTGCGCATGGTCGAAGTGATCATCGAGGAGTACCGCAAGGCCTGGGTCGGCATCTACCCGCTGGAGCTGGACTACCAGCGCTCGGAGATGCAGCCGCAGTTCGCCAACATCGCCACGCCCAGCGAGATCGTGGTGGCCACCAGCTTCACGCTGGAAATCGGCGACACCACCGGTGCGGTGCACTTCTGCATCCCCTACTCCACGATGGAGCCGATCCGCGATGTGCTCTACAGCACCATCCAGGGCGACTCCAACGAACCCGACAAGCGCTGGATCAACCTGCTCAAGCAGCAGATCCAGAGCGCCGAGGTCGAGCTGGTGGCCGAGCTGGCGCATGCCGGCGCCACCATCGAGCAGCTGCTGAGCTTCCAGCCCGGCGACTTCATCGAGCTCGACATCAAGCAGCAGATCCAGGCCAAGGTGGACGGCGTTCCCGTGCTCGAGTGCCACTACGGCACCTCCAACGGCAAGTACGCCATCAAGGTCGACCAACTCATCTCCAGCTCCAACCTGAGCTGGCTGGGAGATCAGAATGCCCAATGA